The genomic region CCCGAGTTCGGTGAATTTGGCGGTGGAAGCGTGTTGAGAGGCCGCGGGCGCGGCGGCAGGATCAGGGGTCAACGTCGGACGACTTTCGTGACAGGAGAGCGCCGCAGCGCGGGGGCGATAGGCCGAGAGTTTGCTTACTTATTTCAGTGCAACACCTTAGCACGCGGAGAGCCGCAAGGTCAACGCTCGGAGCGGGGTGCGGGAATCCCGCGCCAAGGCGCGAGATCTCTCGGCCGCAGCGGCCCGATGCGACCTGGTCGACTTCCTGAAGGGGCGGCGGGTCGAAGGCTCCCCAATCGAGCGGTCGGCTGATAAGCTACGCGGACCGTTTTGTCCGTGTTTTCCCGCCGGAGCCCGCGTTCATGGCCATCCCGTTCGGCACGACCAAGATTCGCCGCGAAGACCTGCCCCCCGGGGGGAACCTGTGCGAACATTGCACGGCCAAGTGCTGTCGGTATTTCGCGTTGCCGATCGACGAGCCGGAGTCGTTCGAGGAGTTCGAGTACCTGCGGTGGTTCTTGCTGCACGATCGGGCGAGCGTCTTCAAGGAGGAGGACGACTGGTACCTGCTCGTGCACACGACCTGCAAGCACCTGCAAGACGACCAC from Pirellulales bacterium harbors:
- a CDS encoding YkgJ family cysteine cluster protein — protein: MAIPFGTTKIRREDLPPGGNLCEHCTAKCCRYFALPIDEPESFEEFEYLRWFLLHDRASVFKEEDDWYLLVHTTCKHLQDDHRCGIYETRPQICRDYTTDNCEYDDEWTYDFYLETPEQVWEYEEATILQKDKGRSIRSRKPNPLAVLA